In one Bos mutus isolate GX-2022 chromosome 19, NWIPB_WYAK_1.1, whole genome shotgun sequence genomic region, the following are encoded:
- the PGAP3 gene encoding post-GPI attachment to proteins factor 3 isoform X2 has protein sequence MAGRTARLVLLAGAAALASGSQGDREPVYRDCVLRCEERNCSGGALKHFRSRQPIYMSLAGWTCRDDCKYECMWVTVGLYLQEGQKVPQFHGKVSLNAWFWSTVFHTRDTDLTEKMDYFCASTVILHSIYLCCVRTVGLQHPAMASAFRALLLLLLTAHVSYLSLIHFDYGYNMAANVAIGLLNAAWWLAWCLWNQRLPHVHKCVAVVLLLQGLSLLELLDFPPLFWVLDAHAIWHISTIPVHVLFFSFLEDDSLYLLKESEAKVKLD, from the exons ATGGCCGGGCGGACTGCGCGGCTGGTATTGCTGGCAGGAGCAGCCGCGCTAGCAAGCGGCTCCCAGGGCGACCGCGAGCCAGTGTACCGCGACTGCGTGCTCCGGTGCGAAGAGAGGAACTGCTCGGGGGGTGCACTGAAGCACTTCCGCTCCCGCCAGCCAATCTACATGAGTTTAGCAG GTTGGACCTGTCGGGACGACTGTAAGTATGAGTGTATGTGGGTCACCGTTGGCCTCTACCTCCAGGAAGGTCAAAAAGTGCCTCAGTTCCATGGCAAG GTCTCCCTCAATGCTTGGTTCTGGTCCACAGTCTTCCACACCAGGGACACCGACCTCACAGAG AAAATGGACTACTTCTGTGCCTCCACTGTCATCCTGCACTCAATCTATCTGTGCTGTGTCAG GACCGTGGGGCTGCAGCACCCGGCCATGGCCAGTGCCTTCCGGGCCCTCCTGCTGCTCTTGCTGACGGCGCATGTCTCCTACCTGAGTCTCATCCACTTCGACTACGGCTACAACATGGCCGCCAACGTGGCGATCG GCCTGCTGAACGCGGCATGGTGGCTGGCCTGGTGCCTGTGGAACCAGCGGCTGCCGCATGTGCACAAGTGCGTGGCGGTGGTCCTGCTGCTGCAGGGGCTGTCCCTGCTCGAGCTGCTGGACTTCCCGCCTCTCTTCTGGGTCCTGGATGCGCATGCCATCTGGCACATCAGCACCATCCCCGTTCACGTCCTCTTCTTCAG CTTTCTGGAAGATGACAGTCTCTACCTGCTGAAGGAGTCAGAGGCCAAGGTCAAGCTGGACTGA
- the PNMT gene encoding phenylethanolamine N-methyltransferase, giving the protein MRQSGGQPGAMVEQGRGRMLPPIPPPCVCCWDIKGDGWHREDAARGPRQLIAQPPPPHRRGQGWRAGVAPQIKASGRKGGGGSSMSGTDRSQAAGAVPDSDPGLAAVSSAYQRFEPRAYLRNNYAPPRGDLSCPDGVGPWKLRCLAQTFATGEVSGRTLIDIGSGPTIYQLLSACAHFEDITMTDFLEVNRQELRLWLREEPGAFDWSVYSQHVCLIEGKGESWQEKECQLRARVKRILPIDVHRPQPLGAGGLAPLPADALVSAFCLEAVSPDLASFQRALDHITTLLRPGGHLLLIGALEESWYLAGEARLAVVPVREEEVREALVRSGYEVRDLRTYTMPAHLQTGVDDVKGIFFTWAQKKVGV; this is encoded by the exons ATGAGGCAGAGTGGAGGGCAGCCGGGAGCAATGGTGGAGCAGGGGCGGGGACGGATGCTCCCCCCCATACCACCCCCGTGTGTCTGCTGTTGGGACATTAAAGGAGATGGATGGCATAGGGAAGACGCAGCGCGTGGCCCCAGGCAGCTCATCGCTCAGCCGCCGCCCCCGCACCGGAGGGGCCAGGGCTGGCGGGCGGGGGTCGCGCCGCAGATAAAGGCGAGCGGGCGCAAGggtggcggcggcagcagcatgAGCGGGACAGACCGGAGTCAGGCGGCGGGCGCGGTGCCCGACTCAGACCCGGGCCTGGCGGCGGTCTCCTCGGCCTACCAGCGCTTTGAGCCCCGCGCCTACCTCCGCAACAACTACGCGCCCCCGAGGGGGGACCTGAGCTGCCCCGACGGCGTCGGGCCTTGGAAGCTGCGCTGCTTGGCTCAGACCTTCGCCACCG GTGAGGTGTCTGGCCGCACCCTCATTGACATCGGTTCAGGACCCACTATATACCAGCTGCTCAGCGCCTGTGCCCACTTTGAGGACATCACCATGACAGATTTCCTGGAGGTGAACCGCCAGGAGCTGAGGCTCTGGCTGCGAGAAGAGCCTGGGGCTTTTGACTGGAGCGTGTACAGCCAGCATGTCTGCCTCATCGAGGGCAAGGG ggaatcctggcaggAGAAGGAGTGCCAGCTGAGAGCCAGGGTGAAGAGGATCCTGCCCATCGATGTGCACCGGCCCCAGCCCCTGGGTGCTGGAGGCCTGGCACCCCTGCCTGCCGACGCCCTGGTCTCTGCCTTCTGCCTGGAGGCTGTGAGTCCAGACCTGGCCAGCTTCCAGCGGGCCCTGGACCACATCACCACACTGCTGAGGCCTGGGGGGCACCTCCTCCTCATCGGAGCCCTGGAGGAGTCATGGTACCTGGCTGGGGAGGCCAGGCTGGCGGTGGTGCCCGTGCGcgaggaggaggtgagggaggccCTGGTGCGGAGCGGCTATGAGGTGCGGGATCTGCGCACCTACACCATGCCTGCCCACCTTCAGACAGGTGTAGACGATGTCAAGGGCATCTTCTTCACCTGGGCCCAGAAGAAGGTGGGGGTGTGA
- the PGAP3 gene encoding post-GPI attachment to proteins factor 3 isoform X1 translates to MAGRTARLVLLAGAAALASGSQGDREPVYRDCVLRCEERNCSGGALKHFRSRQPIYMSLAGWTCRDDCKYECMWVTVGLYLQEGQKVPQFHGKWPFSRFLCFQEPASAVASFLNGLASLVMLCRYRTSVPASSPMYPTCVAFAWVSLNAWFWSTVFHTRDTDLTEKMDYFCASTVILHSIYLCCVRTVGLQHPAMASAFRALLLLLLTAHVSYLSLIHFDYGYNMAANVAIGLLNAAWWLAWCLWNQRLPHVHKCVAVVLLLQGLSLLELLDFPPLFWVLDAHAIWHISTIPVHVLFFSFLEDDSLYLLKESEAKVKLD, encoded by the exons ATGGCCGGGCGGACTGCGCGGCTGGTATTGCTGGCAGGAGCAGCCGCGCTAGCAAGCGGCTCCCAGGGCGACCGCGAGCCAGTGTACCGCGACTGCGTGCTCCGGTGCGAAGAGAGGAACTGCTCGGGGGGTGCACTGAAGCACTTCCGCTCCCGCCAGCCAATCTACATGAGTTTAGCAG GTTGGACCTGTCGGGACGACTGTAAGTATGAGTGTATGTGGGTCACCGTTGGCCTCTACCTCCAGGAAGGTCAAAAAGTGCCTCAGTTCCATGGCAAG TGGCCCTTCTCCCGGTTCCTGTGCTTCCAAGAGCCAGCTTCTGCTGTGGCCTCTTTCCTCAATGGCCTAGCCAGCCTGGTGATGCTCTGTCGCTACCGCACCTCTGTACCAGCCTCCTCCCCTATGTACCCCACCTGCGTGGCCTTCGCTTGG GTCTCCCTCAATGCTTGGTTCTGGTCCACAGTCTTCCACACCAGGGACACCGACCTCACAGAG AAAATGGACTACTTCTGTGCCTCCACTGTCATCCTGCACTCAATCTATCTGTGCTGTGTCAG GACCGTGGGGCTGCAGCACCCGGCCATGGCCAGTGCCTTCCGGGCCCTCCTGCTGCTCTTGCTGACGGCGCATGTCTCCTACCTGAGTCTCATCCACTTCGACTACGGCTACAACATGGCCGCCAACGTGGCGATCG GCCTGCTGAACGCGGCATGGTGGCTGGCCTGGTGCCTGTGGAACCAGCGGCTGCCGCATGTGCACAAGTGCGTGGCGGTGGTCCTGCTGCTGCAGGGGCTGTCCCTGCTCGAGCTGCTGGACTTCCCGCCTCTCTTCTGGGTCCTGGATGCGCATGCCATCTGGCACATCAGCACCATCCCCGTTCACGTCCTCTTCTTCAG CTTTCTGGAAGATGACAGTCTCTACCTGCTGAAGGAGTCAGAGGCCAAGGTCAAGCTGGACTGA
- the TCAP gene encoding telethonin, producing MATSELSCLVSEENCERREAFWAEWKDLTLSTRPEEGCSLHEEDTQRHETYHRQGQCQALVQRSPWLVMRMGILGRGLQEYQLPYQRVLPLPIFTPAKVGTKEEREETPIQLQELLALETALGGQCVDRQDVAEITKQLPPVVPVSKPGTLRRSLSRSMSQEAQRG from the exons ATGGCCACTTCAGAGCTGAGCTGCCTGGTGTCAGAGGAGAACTGTGAGCGGCGAGAGGCCTTCTGGGCTGAGTGGAAGGATCTGACGCTGTCCACAAGGCCTGAGGAGGG TTGCTCCCTTCATGAGGAGGATACCCAGCGGCATGAGACCTATCACCGGCAGGGGCAGTGCCAGGCGCTGGTGCAGCGTTCCCCCTGGCTGGTGATGCGGATGGGCATCCTCGGCCGTGGGCTGCAGGAGTACCAGCTGCCCTACCAGCGGGTGCTGCCTCTGCCCATCTTCACCCCCGCCAAGGTGGGCACCAAGGAGGAGCGCGAGGAGACCCCCAtccagctgcaggagctgctggcACTGGAAACAGCCCTGGGAGGCCAGTGCGTGGACCGCCAGGATGTGGCCGAGATCACCAAGCAGCTGCCTCCCGTGGTGCCTGTCAGCAAGCCCGGCACCCTTCGTCGCTCCCTGTCTCGCTCCATGtctcaggaagcacagagaggctga